Proteins encoded by one window of Chryseobacterium sp. POL2:
- the argS gene encoding arginine--tRNA ligase — MNIKDSIQQKVSEIVNNLYQVQDIKLEVQQNKTDFEGDFTVVVFPLVKLLKKSPDAIGLELGNELTNEVDYIDSFLTVKGFLNLKVNNTFFLDNFENTYSDFDNVEAKNQTVMVEYSSPNTNKPLHLGHIRNNLLGFSVAQILEADGYDVIKTQIINDRGVHICKSMWAWEKFGNNTTPESENLKGDKLVGNFYVEFDKNLKSEVAKLIAEGIDEETAKRQAPSMLAVQQMLLDWENGVEEVRDLWTKMNSWVYAGFNETYQRLGVAFDQVQYESNTYILGKDIIQEGLRNGVLFKKEDGSVWADLTDEGLDQKLLLRSDGTSVYMTQDLGTAVERFKDNDIQKLIYTVGNEQDYHFQVLFLILKKLGYSWAEQLFHLSYGMVELPNGKMKSREGTVVDADDLMQEMYLTAKEKSQELGKLEHLNEQEKEESYEKVGIGALKYFMLKVDPKKKMLFNPEESIDFNGNTGPFIQYTYARIQSLLSKANYQKAEISKAYEINANEKDLIMTLSNFKEVISKSAEQLSPALVANYVYDLVKVYNSFYQNNPILNQEDKNIVQFRLQISDLTAKTIKKSLSLLGIGVVNRM; from the coding sequence ATGAATATTAAAGACAGTATACAGCAGAAGGTTTCTGAAATTGTTAATAATCTATACCAAGTTCAGGATATTAAGCTTGAGGTACAACAAAATAAAACCGATTTCGAAGGGGATTTCACTGTCGTGGTTTTTCCATTGGTCAAACTACTTAAGAAAAGTCCAGATGCTATCGGGCTAGAATTAGGGAATGAGCTTACCAACGAAGTGGATTATATTGACAGTTTTTTGACCGTAAAAGGATTTTTAAATCTTAAAGTTAATAACACTTTCTTTTTAGATAATTTTGAAAATACATATTCAGATTTTGATAATGTAGAAGCAAAAAATCAAACGGTAATGGTGGAATACTCTTCGCCAAACACCAACAAACCGCTTCATCTCGGACACATCAGAAATAATCTTTTAGGTTTTTCGGTAGCACAGATTTTAGAAGCAGATGGTTATGATGTTATAAAAACTCAAATTATCAACGACCGTGGCGTGCATATTTGTAAGTCGATGTGGGCATGGGAAAAGTTTGGAAATAATACAACACCAGAATCAGAAAATCTTAAAGGCGACAAGTTAGTTGGTAATTTTTATGTAGAGTTTGATAAAAACCTAAAATCAGAAGTTGCCAAATTAATTGCTGAAGGCATTGATGAAGAAACGGCTAAAAGACAAGCACCGTCAATGTTAGCAGTACAACAAATGTTGCTTGATTGGGAAAATGGTGTAGAAGAAGTTCGTGATTTGTGGACCAAAATGAATTCGTGGGTTTATGCTGGATTTAACGAAACCTATCAACGATTAGGTGTTGCCTTCGATCAGGTTCAATACGAAAGTAATACTTATATTTTAGGAAAAGATATCATACAAGAAGGTCTTAGAAACGGAGTTCTGTTCAAAAAAGAAGATGGCTCAGTTTGGGCGGATTTAACAGATGAAGGTCTCGACCAAAAATTGTTGTTGAGATCGGACGGTACTTCTGTATATATGACGCAAGATTTAGGCACAGCGGTTGAACGTTTTAAGGATAATGACATTCAGAAATTAATATATACAGTTGGTAACGAGCAGGATTATCATTTCCAAGTATTGTTTTTAATTCTTAAAAAATTAGGTTATTCTTGGGCAGAGCAATTATTCCATCTGTCTTACGGCATGGTAGAGCTTCCTAATGGAAAAATGAAATCTCGCGAAGGAACTGTTGTAGATGCGGATGATCTAATGCAAGAAATGTATTTGACAGCCAAGGAAAAATCTCAGGAGTTAGGAAAACTAGAGCATCTTAATGAACAAGAAAAAGAAGAATCTTATGAAAAAGTAGGAATCGGGGCGCTTAAATATTTTATGCTGAAAGTCGATCCGAAGAAAAAAATGCTCTTCAATCCAGAGGAAAGTATAGATTTCAACGGAAATACAGGGCCTTTTATTCAATATACTTATGCCCGTATTCAATCTTTGTTATCAAAAGCTAATTATCAGAAAGCTGAAATATCCAAAGCGTACGAAATTAACGCAAATGAAAAAGACTTGATAATGACACTTTCTAATTTTAAAGAAGTTATTTCAAAATCGGCAGAACAGCTAAGCCCTGCTTTGGTTGCGAACTACGTTTACGATTTGGTGAAAGTATATAATTCTTTCTATCAAAATAATCCAATCTTAAACCAAGAAGATAAAAATATCGTACAATTCAGGTTGCAAATTTCAGATTTAACAGCCAAAACAATTAAAAAG
- a CDS encoding SusD/RagB family nutrient-binding outer membrane lipoprotein: MKKYFLLALAGTALISCRLDDNLDPNKVLAEQVAPSLRLSGASTTAYAVQAGSMNGLGNAWTNTWSGNFAQFGNPFTTESNLEITTTYRATIFQDIYKAVTRFQRIIDFGNDYANYVAISKIQKAYYLQYIVDLYGNIPYTEAFKELENPTPTYDTDVNVYKGLVAELIDARKLIDQYANVPSQSVLATSDPIFKGNMSKWKEFANTVLLKYAVRLANTSNADGVALRNQIIAELAGATFISSDVTINPGYSNASSDSQNPLYFNFGKRTNTGAVNTNGYYLMTASDHAVKVLQGDATKITSGISDPRIASLFTTGKMYNATAAGGTVGYYGYPQGMSNDDYKVFMGYTVNALKPSLTNFSFLGGTFAADNGAMENGYLMLKSESEFLQAEAALRGYAGFSSDQSHFENGIRNSFTFSKTADASAYIEDIASKNKVGWTGSTDDKIAAIQYQRWVALINYNGIESFINYLRTGYPETPLATTTVRANKPWRLLYPASEYSNNSANVPVVNQADAFVKNNFTPFIYK; this comes from the coding sequence ATGAAAAAATATTTTTTATTAGCACTTGCAGGAACAGCGCTTATCTCTTGCCGACTAGATGATAACTTGGATCCTAATAAAGTTCTAGCAGAACAAGTTGCTCCTAGCTTGAGACTTTCAGGAGCTTCTACGACGGCATATGCTGTTCAAGCAGGTAGTATGAATGGATTAGGAAATGCATGGACTAATACTTGGTCTGGTAATTTTGCTCAATTTGGTAATCCTTTTACAACAGAATCAAATCTTGAAATCACTACAACATATCGTGCGACTATATTTCAAGATATATATAAGGCTGTAACAAGATTTCAAAGAATTATAGATTTTGGAAATGATTATGCTAATTATGTTGCAATTTCTAAGATTCAAAAAGCATATTATTTACAATATATAGTGGATCTCTATGGTAATATTCCCTATACAGAAGCATTTAAGGAATTAGAAAATCCAACACCTACATATGATACTGATGTTAATGTGTATAAAGGTCTTGTAGCTGAACTTATAGATGCTAGAAAGCTTATAGATCAATACGCTAATGTTCCTTCACAATCAGTCTTAGCTACTTCAGATCCAATATTTAAAGGAAATATGTCCAAATGGAAAGAATTTGCTAATACGGTTTTATTGAAATACGCTGTACGATTAGCAAATACTTCTAATGCTGATGGAGTTGCGCTTAGAAATCAAATTATTGCAGAACTAGCTGGTGCTACATTCATTTCTAGTGATGTGACGATTAATCCTGGATATAGCAATGCTTCGTCTGACTCTCAGAATCCATTATATTTTAACTTTGGTAAAAGAACCAATACAGGTGCAGTTAATACCAACGGTTATTATCTAATGACAGCTTCTGATCATGCAGTGAAGGTATTACAAGGTGATGCGACAAAAATCACAAGTGGTATTTCTGACCCAAGAATTGCCTCTTTGTTTACGACTGGTAAAATGTATAATGCTACAGCTGCAGGAGGGACAGTTGGTTATTATGGTTATCCTCAAGGAATGTCCAATGATGATTATAAAGTTTTTATGGGATATACAGTTAATGCATTAAAACCATCACTTACTAATTTTTCTTTCTTAGGGGGGACATTTGCAGCTGATAATGGTGCGATGGAAAATGGATATTTAATGTTAAAATCAGAAAGTGAATTTTTACAAGCAGAAGCTGCATTAAGAGGATATGCAGGGTTCTCTAGTGATCAAAGTCATTTTGAAAACGGTATTAGAAATTCATTTACATTTTCAAAAACAGCAGATGCTTCTGCTTATATTGAAGATATAGCATCAAAAAATAAAGTGGGCTGGACTGGTTCTACAGATGATAAAATCGCAGCTATCCAATATCAAAGATGGGTTGCTCTGATTAATTATAACGGTATTGAATCTTTTATTAATTATTTGAGAACAGGATATCCAGAAACTCCACTAGCAACAACAACTGTTAGAGCTAATAAACCATGGAGACTTCTCTACCCAGCTTCAGAATATTCAAATAATAGTGCAAATGTGCCAGTTGTTAATCAAGCTGATGCATTTGTGAAAAATAACTTTACACCATTTATATATAAATAG
- a CDS encoding SusC/RagA family TonB-linked outer membrane protein has product MKKLTASVLAVVLSSSVAMISAQTKPSDTAKTTEIGEVIITGAMGITKKADAITSAQQVVSSEMLTQASNPNIVQALSGKVAGLTINLNNSSVNSSSSIQLRGIRTISGNNDALVVIDNVVSTATILQGLPPDIIESINVIKGAQGAALYGSDGGNGVIIVTTKRGAKNKISVVYNGSIDFETVAFLPKRQTKYGQGWDKARDQYENGAWGPVFDGSMTAYGLPLYDYNGDGFISLDGIGWGDDASTTSGDNPAAIIKPYSARTNELKNFFKTGTTFSNGITINAGSEGKYAMLSLNNSQREFIVEGDNSSVTSVLFKGGAKVDKLTFDGSINYSRVNFTQTTTMFDETSNDSLYWTLLQSSVDIPITSYRDYPESAYAWNIYYQNPYWRMKHVRQDYKRDNFNITGSVGYEINKNINIKYTANLQKRISSSTSHRDAFSKANYNEAASPYVKAITSALFIDKRENTGYYGDLMSNFNYDLTDDLNFKFNLGYNYQEHKYEIMQNGGSALAVPGVYNMSNVTLPLSFGSASLTNGHYRKNSHAVFANLDLAYKNYLFLNATARNEWSSILPKNNNSYFYPSVGLSFVPTKAWQFGSDVLTYMKVSGNWTRVGGTGPIDWYSINRTAELVAGFPMNNVNSYRNGMVQVDPNIRPEFTTTTEANIDLGFFKDRIRVNGSIYKQDTKDLITDQTSSSAAGINVKRINIAKMTSKGAEINLGLTPIKTSDFKWDINAGYSYNESIVDDIMDGVDEIALVSGSTWGIYAQKGSVFPMLKVSKMQRDDQGRIIINAANGNPLLSSTLENAGSTVPKSVYTFSTNLSYKGFKLGAVADYRYGAKFIADVKSGLAFNGSLFDSGEVDREKGGFIMPNSVISDGNGGYTPNTTIKTGGNNYSSVITWFSGNFANYGENLLADGTAFKIREVSLSYTLPKDMMKAYGMEEVTFGVYARNPFQKFADNNLNYADPETSFYSGQGRGVASRTQYPSTKVYGFSLNLKF; this is encoded by the coding sequence ATGAAAAAATTAACAGCTAGCGTTTTAGCAGTAGTGTTAAGCTCTTCAGTTGCGATGATATCTGCGCAAACTAAACCGAGCGACACTGCAAAAACAACGGAAATTGGCGAAGTTATAATAACTGGGGCCATGGGGATTACAAAAAAAGCGGATGCGATAACCTCAGCACAACAAGTTGTGAGTTCAGAGATGTTAACTCAAGCATCTAACCCAAATATTGTTCAGGCATTATCTGGTAAGGTAGCAGGCTTAACAATTAATTTGAATAATAGCTCTGTTAACAGCTCTAGTTCTATACAATTGAGAGGTATTCGTACTATTTCTGGTAATAATGATGCATTAGTAGTTATTGATAATGTGGTTTCAACTGCAACTATTTTACAAGGACTTCCGCCAGATATTATTGAGTCAATTAACGTTATTAAAGGGGCACAAGGTGCAGCATTGTATGGTTCTGATGGAGGTAATGGTGTTATTATAGTTACTACAAAACGTGGAGCCAAAAATAAAATCTCAGTCGTGTATAATGGCTCAATTGATTTTGAAACTGTCGCCTTTTTACCGAAACGACAAACAAAATATGGACAAGGTTGGGATAAAGCCCGGGATCAATATGAGAATGGAGCTTGGGGGCCTGTTTTTGATGGGAGTATGACTGCTTATGGTCTGCCATTATATGACTATAATGGTGATGGATTTATTTCATTAGATGGTATTGGTTGGGGAGATGATGCGTCAACAACATCTGGTGATAATCCAGCAGCAATTATAAAGCCTTATTCTGCAAGAACTAATGAACTTAAAAACTTCTTTAAAACTGGGACAACTTTCAGCAATGGTATTACAATTAATGCTGGGAGTGAAGGTAAATATGCCATGTTAAGTTTAAATAATTCTCAAAGAGAATTTATTGTTGAAGGAGACAACTCTAGCGTAACGTCTGTTCTTTTTAAAGGAGGCGCAAAAGTGGATAAGCTAACATTTGATGGTTCAATAAATTATTCAAGGGTTAACTTTACGCAAACAACAACAATGTTTGATGAAACATCTAATGATTCTCTATATTGGACACTATTACAGTCGAGTGTTGATATTCCTATTACAAGCTATAGAGATTATCCAGAAAGCGCGTATGCATGGAATATTTATTATCAGAATCCATATTGGAGAATGAAGCATGTTAGACAAGACTATAAGAGGGATAATTTTAATATTACGGGATCTGTCGGATATGAAATTAATAAAAATATTAATATTAAATACACAGCGAATCTTCAGAAAAGAATATCTTCATCAACAAGTCATAGAGATGCTTTCTCAAAGGCTAATTACAATGAAGCGGCTTCACCATACGTGAAAGCAATTACGTCAGCTTTATTTATTGATAAAAGAGAGAATACAGGCTATTATGGAGATTTAATGTCTAATTTTAATTATGATCTTACTGATGATTTGAATTTTAAATTTAATTTGGGTTATAATTATCAAGAGCATAAATACGAAATTATGCAAAATGGAGGGTCTGCATTAGCTGTACCTGGAGTATATAATATGTCTAACGTTACTTTGCCATTGTCTTTTGGCTCTGCATCATTAACTAATGGACACTATAGAAAGAATTCGCATGCTGTATTTGCAAATTTGGATTTGGCATATAAAAATTATTTATTTTTAAATGCAACTGCAAGAAATGAATGGAGTTCAATTTTACCAAAAAATAACAATAGTTATTTTTACCCTTCGGTAGGACTTTCGTTTGTTCCAACTAAAGCATGGCAATTCGGTAGTGATGTACTTACTTATATGAAGGTTTCAGGTAACTGGACAAGAGTTGGAGGCACTGGTCCTATTGACTGGTATTCTATTAATAGAACAGCAGAGCTTGTTGCAGGTTTTCCGATGAATAATGTTAATAGTTATAGAAATGGTATGGTTCAGGTGGATCCTAATATTAGACCAGAATTTACCACTACGACTGAAGCTAACATAGACTTAGGTTTTTTCAAAGATAGAATTAGGGTAAATGGTTCTATTTATAAACAAGATACTAAAGATTTGATTACTGATCAAACATCGTCATCAGCAGCTGGTATTAATGTAAAGAGAATTAATATTGCAAAAATGACTTCTAAAGGAGCCGAGATTAACTTAGGATTAACACCAATAAAGACGTCTGATTTTAAATGGGATATCAATGCAGGTTATTCTTATAATGAGTCTATTGTTGATGATATTATGGACGGAGTAGATGAGATTGCTTTAGTATCAGGATCAACATGGGGGATTTATGCTCAAAAAGGTTCTGTTTTTCCAATGTTGAAAGTATCCAAAATGCAGAGAGATGATCAAGGTAGAATAATTATAAATGCTGCAAATGGCAATCCATTATTATCTTCTACTCTTGAAAATGCAGGTAGTACAGTACCAAAAAGTGTTTATACATTTAGTACTAATTTGTCATACAAAGGATTTAAATTAGGTGCAGTTGCTGACTATCGTTATGGTGCTAAATTTATAGCAGACGTTAAAAGTGGTTTAGCATTTAATGGGTCGCTATTTGATTCGGGAGAAGTTGATAGAGAGAAAGGTGGTTTTATTATGCCAAATTCAGTAATTTCAGATGGTAATGGCGGATATACACCAAATACGACGATTAAAACTGGAGGGAATAATTATTCATCAGTAATTACGTGGTTTAGTGGTAACTTTGCAAATTATGGAGAAAACTTGTTGGCAGATGGCACAGCGTTTAAAATAAGAGAAGTATCTTTGTCTTATACCTTGCCTAAAGACATGATGAAAGCTTATGGGATGGAAGAAGTTACATTTGGTGTTTATGCAAGAAACCCATTCCAAAAGTTTGCAGATAATAACTTAAATTATGCAGATCCAGAAACTAGTTTCTATTCTGGTCAAGGAAGAGGTGTTGCGTCACGTACACAATATCCAAGTACAAAAGTTTATGGTTTCTCTTTAAATCTTAAATTCTAA
- a CDS encoding UvrD-helicase domain-containing protein yields the protein MQNSYLVINASAGSGKTYSLVKNLLKICLRYPKQADNIRHILALTFTNKAANEMKERILEWLHAFTKENYTDNPELQSIKSEFDQEGVHISIDDLHDRAKQVLDYILHHYSTLNIGTIDKFNARLVRSFTYELGLAQNFNLEMNPEPFLIEAVDQLLNEIGDENQVSEAFMDFVNYGLDNETRININKNLYDSAKKFISDTHYEALSENKDFEWEAYELKKEEIRSQIKNDKNQSLVLAKEIIQTLEAQDLNIEDFSGGNVGSIAKFFHEVVKFYRDERDTFPLPGNEEKALANFNKGASAKGKKRDADIQALLSKLLEIRLELIAKYINIERNKKILDALLPLKVNADIQNKLKDIETENDLVLLSKFNVLINENLKSEPSSFIYEKVGTQFQHFFFDEFQDTSKMQWENFKPLRDNAIASNNTSFSLVGDPKQSIYRFRGGESQLMLDIISHNEEVYQKAEIVNLEHNWRSAKNIVDFNNQLYYSISRDLKPIHQYIFGEAATQNAQSKINGRVRVNLIENDKKEIYYLDTVVKMRDDIQNCIDNGFEFSDICILCRGNSDIFNFSDLLGQQLVDYKGQQQYIKSISDSGLTIGLSYTIKALIEFLNWKTHPNNFQFFIKNLYYLNHIGRIEIKDFTTEVLYILETKNFDEINAKLKAKYNLDLSSENILNLNLYNYIEHFLQTFSVENKEVDFLLNFLEMLFNYTQNAGATIQDFLKYWEEEGINQSIQASENIDAVKMMTIHKSKGLEFPVVMLPMRNENKDAKFSEWFDLGSSDELKKVNISGFNQKLLEYDKEMLAFNQDNEYKNKIDRFCLQYVATTRAVEQLYLYLEKPNKSANHLEILDFIETKKPVSANDEAVNEFDLYPIDESDLKKQKYKPKNTVEKLSINALTKENKNPDSIKIATPSKSYQNRIEKVRLGIFVHEILAKIKSKLNVQQVLERYELEGLFTSQERIEIENRILQIVNSDEYGKYFLPETKSISERDIMISENNEIKVLRPDRLLETENGFIIIDFKTGERKDDHQKQIEAYRLAFEKLGKKVLECVLIYV from the coding sequence ATGCAAAATTCTTATCTTGTCATCAACGCATCGGCTGGCTCTGGCAAAACCTATAGTCTTGTAAAAAACTTACTGAAAATCTGTTTGCGTTATCCCAAACAAGCCGATAATATTCGTCATATTTTGGCTTTGACATTTACCAACAAAGCAGCCAATGAGATGAAAGAGCGAATTCTCGAATGGCTGCACGCATTTACAAAAGAAAATTATACAGACAACCCCGAATTACAAAGCATCAAATCAGAATTTGACCAAGAAGGTGTTCATATAAGCATAGATGATTTGCACGATCGTGCTAAACAGGTTTTAGATTACATTTTGCACCATTACTCGACTTTAAATATTGGCACGATTGACAAATTCAATGCGCGTCTGGTAAGAAGTTTCACTTACGAATTGGGGCTTGCTCAAAATTTCAATTTGGAAATGAATCCCGAACCTTTTTTAATAGAAGCTGTTGACCAATTGCTCAATGAAATTGGTGATGAAAATCAGGTTTCTGAAGCTTTTATGGATTTTGTCAACTACGGTTTGGACAACGAAACGAGAATTAACATTAATAAAAATCTATACGATTCTGCAAAAAAATTCATTAGCGATACACATTATGAAGCGCTTTCAGAAAATAAAGATTTCGAATGGGAGGCTTACGAACTGAAAAAAGAAGAAATACGAAGTCAGATAAAAAATGACAAAAACCAATCTTTGGTTTTAGCGAAAGAAATTATCCAAACATTAGAAGCACAAGATCTTAACATAGAAGATTTTTCTGGAGGTAATGTCGGAAGTATTGCCAAATTCTTTCATGAAGTCGTTAAATTTTATCGGGACGAACGCGATACATTTCCACTTCCTGGCAATGAGGAAAAAGCCTTAGCAAATTTCAACAAAGGCGCTTCTGCAAAAGGCAAAAAACGAGATGCTGACATCCAGGCATTGTTGTCAAAATTATTGGAAATTCGGCTGGAACTTATCGCCAAGTATATTAACATCGAACGAAATAAAAAAATACTTGACGCACTGCTTCCTCTAAAAGTGAATGCCGATATACAAAACAAACTAAAAGATATCGAAACCGAAAACGACTTGGTTTTGTTATCAAAATTCAATGTGCTGATTAATGAAAACCTAAAATCGGAACCTTCGTCATTTATATATGAAAAAGTCGGCACGCAGTTTCAGCATTTCTTTTTTGATGAATTTCAGGATACTTCAAAAATGCAATGGGAAAATTTCAAACCTTTGCGAGACAACGCCATTGCGAGTAACAATACAAGTTTTAGTTTGGTCGGCGATCCTAAACAAAGTATTTACAGATTCCGTGGTGGCGAAAGTCAGTTGATGTTGGACATTATCAGCCATAACGAAGAGGTTTATCAGAAAGCAGAAATTGTCAATCTGGAACACAATTGGCGAAGTGCAAAAAACATCGTTGACTTCAACAATCAGCTATATTACAGTATTTCCCGAGATCTGAAACCCATCCATCAATATATTTTTGGGGAAGCGGCAACACAAAATGCACAATCCAAAATCAATGGTCGCGTGCGGGTCAACCTCATCGAAAATGATAAAAAAGAAATCTACTATCTAGATACAGTTGTCAAAATGCGCGATGACATTCAGAATTGTATTGACAACGGATTTGAGTTTTCTGACATTTGTATCTTATGCCGAGGAAATTCGGACATTTTCAACTTTTCAGATCTTTTGGGACAACAACTTGTAGATTACAAAGGACAACAACAATACATCAAAAGCATTTCTGACAGCGGATTAACCATTGGATTATCTTACACTATAAAAGCTTTAATCGAATTTTTAAATTGGAAAACACATCCCAACAATTTTCAATTTTTCATAAAAAACTTATATTACCTCAACCACATTGGTCGAATAGAAATAAAAGACTTTACTACAGAAGTTTTATACATTCTCGAAACTAAAAACTTCGATGAAATTAATGCTAAATTAAAAGCAAAATACAATCTAGACCTTAGTTCAGAAAATATTTTGAACTTAAACCTCTACAACTATATTGAACATTTTTTACAAACATTCTCCGTCGAAAATAAAGAGGTTGACTTCTTATTAAACTTTCTGGAAATGCTGTTTAATTATACTCAAAATGCGGGTGCAACCATCCAAGATTTTTTAAAATATTGGGAAGAAGAAGGCATTAACCAAAGCATACAAGCCAGCGAAAACATCGACGCAGTCAAAATGATGACCATACACAAATCCAAAGGTTTGGAATTTCCGGTTGTGATGCTCCCGATGCGCAACGAAAATAAAGATGCCAAATTCTCGGAATGGTTTGATCTTGGAAGTTCTGACGAGCTGAAAAAAGTTAATATTTCTGGATTCAACCAAAAACTTTTGGAGTACGACAAAGAGATGTTAGCCTTTAACCAAGACAATGAATATAAAAATAAAATTGATCGGTTTTGCCTACAATATGTTGCGACCACGCGCGCGGTAGAACAGCTTTATCTTTACTTAGAAAAACCAAACAAATCGGCTAATCATCTTGAAATTTTGGATTTTATAGAAACTAAAAAACCAGTTTCTGCAAATGATGAAGCGGTAAATGAATTCGATCTCTATCCTATCGACGAATCGGACTTAAAAAAGCAAAAATACAAACCTAAAAACACCGTTGAAAAGCTATCCATCAACGCATTAACAAAAGAAAATAAGAATCCTGATTCTATAAAAATAGCCACACCTAGCAAAAGTTATCAAAATAGAATTGAGAAAGTTCGACTTGGTATTTTTGTTCATGAAATTTTGGCTAAAATAAAATCAAAACTGAATGTTCAGCAGGTTTTGGAACGTTATGAGTTGGAAGGACTTTTCACTTCTCAGGAACGCATAGAAATAGAAAATAGAATTTTACAAATTGTAAATTCTGACGAATATGGCAAGTATTTTCTCCCAGAGACGAAAAGCATCAGCGAGCGCGATATTATGATTTCTGAAAATAATGAAATAAAGGTTTTGCGTCCTGATCGACTTTTAGAAACAGAAAATGGTTTTATTATCATCGATTTTAAAACTGGAGAAAGAAAAGATGACCATCAAAAACAAATTGAAGCTTACAGACTTGCATTTGAAAAGCTTGGAAAAAAAGTTTTAGAATGCGTTTTGATTTATGTTTAA